Part of the Vanacampus margaritifer isolate UIUO_Vmar chromosome 12, RoL_Vmar_1.0, whole genome shotgun sequence genome, CGTGGTCGTTTACTGAACAGGACAAAgattcaaacacaaaatgagaaCTCGCAAAGACTCTAACCGACTCCTCTCTCACTGGGTCACGTTCGCTGTTTTCGTTTTTGACTCAGTTTGTCCCAACGGCTGACGGGATGGGAGCCAAGGCATCCATCTGAGAGGGGGCATACACAGCGATACGcatctatgtacagtatgtataattatataaaaCACTCCATTGTCAATTAGGGCCattaaacaacaataataatgatgatgataatgcatcggatttatatacctctttctagacactcaaagacactttacaatggaatggatacattattcatgcactcacacattcacactgtgatggcggtaagctacttaagtagccacagctgcccttgGCCAGGCTGATGgggaagcatggctgccagtgtgcacctccaaccaccaccaaacattcaacctttcatacaccagtgtgagtggcaTTGGAGGCactgtgtgtgaagtgtcttgcccgaGGACACAACGGCACATGACTGAacaaccgtctctacaccctgagccacggccgccacacaGAAAGGGGCGTCTCAGACAAAAGGGCATAAAAAAGGCGGAAGTACTGTATATTGgcagcaaatggaaaaatagTAATGCCAAATCCCCTGTACCGAATTCCACCACCCCCATCCTATGTTGCTGAAAAATTATACGTATTAAATAAGGGGGCACAAAGCTGAAAAAAAGAGCGGCTCTACTGTATATCAAAAGGAAGTTATAATAAATTCTATCTGTACGCTTTTCCTTGTTTCcccttattgttttttgttttatttatttattttagctggAGGGGAGAGGAGGCAATGAAAATCCTGTGCTGCTCTGCCACTGCCCATTGTACAATAAACTGTAAAACCCTGTCATTTCTTTACTTTCAAGTTTAATTtgtcctgttaaaaaaaaaaaactgtatattacatacaattattacaaaataaaagtatgagTGTGACTCATTAATTGTTGACCTACTTGTAGTAGTGGGGCTCTGGCTCGGGGGCCCCAGGCATGGCCGGCGTCAAGTACTCATCCGCTGGCAGGAGGTGAGTGGAGAGCACGTAGAGGTAGACGCTGGCCGCTGCCACGGTGGCCGCTAACCCGGCGAGGGAGCGCATGTTTTTAGCGGGTTCGCTCAGTGACTTGTGCATTTAAAGAAGGGAAAAACGAGGCAGGCGGCGACGTGGTGCGGTCCAGTTGGACGACGCACCGACCCCAGGAAGCCTCGGTGTCTATTACCCGCCGACACGCGACTCATGACAGCGACGGATCAGGTGACACCCGGCGAGTGGCAACTTTCTCCGGTAAGACTCGTTTAcgtttttgtttggttgtttgtttgttttaaacaagCGATGCTCTCTTTTTCTTCTAAGCCAAATTAAACGTGTCGGTATTCATGACGTGACCTTGTTTTTAAGGAATTTACGCCCGCTTAAACTGGTCAATTGAAGGATCGTTGATTAGCTGCCGGTGCACACTAGGTTGTAGTGAGAGGGTCTGGCTACAAGATGGTGGCATGGTAACAAGTTACAAATGGGTCTGTGTACTGCACTGCGGTTggaatagtttgggattttagTGGTGTCAACAGTGCTTACGTTCGTTACTCTAGTAGGATTTAAAAAGACTTCTGTCAAAGTTGAAGTATCAACTTAAGCATTTTAGTTATAAATTAAAAGTGTACAGTAACGgtaaaacggggggggggggggggggggttgcacaatttgctgttttttgttttttgccttcAATCTCTGTATTTCTGTTGTAATTCGGGCTGGGTATTGCCAACAATCTCACAATACGATACATGTCAAGATACATATGTATCCCAATACATGATCTTCAAGGCGATACGTTTcccaatatttaaaattaatatacttgcatttttattataacaGTCACATGTATACCTAAATGCGCAACAAGTAATGGACCCAGAATGCAATGTGCGAATCACAGAAGTAAATATAATGATGTCACTCTATTCTTAACGTGGAATAtggaaaatatacaaatataataagGATGACTATTAATATTTGGAACCTTTTTAACAatagtttttacttatttatgcaAATTAGCTATATTTTTGATCCAAATCATTTCGCTAAAATGCCAGCAGAAGGCTTTTTGTAACGTATGTCATTTGGGGCCCTCCCCTCAGTTTCCACTAATGGATCAGTCCATCTTACTGCGCATGTGCATGCACAAAAACAGAGCGAAAGGGCGAGAAGTAACGGCAGCGAGCGAAACTGAGAAGAAAGGAGAACGTAAAAAATTCAACAGTTATCCCAGTGTGGCTGAAAAGAATGAGGAGGAAAGCAAAAAGTTCATTGCCAAGTTACCAAAAACGGCAAATATTTTCACTGCGTCTATGGCAACTTACAGCCtgtagcaacaacaacaagatcGACACCTGTTGGGGACGCAAAAGTAGTGAGTAACTGTTTAGCTGGTGACATTTCCCCTGTATTGATAAGTATTTCTTCATCTCCTTGAATTTGGGAGGGCCCATTATCATTGCAGCTTACCACCCGCATGACagttgctatttttagaacaagccGGGACTTGTACGTCACTACCCTGGCTACGTGACATATTTAagctcattttaaatgaattaatgtgcTGTTGGACAGTTTAAACAATGTTCATATATTTGTTCCATCACTTGTTTCTCCTGTGGATTGCAGCCAGCCTGTTTTTAGGCTTGTCATGATGCATTTTCCAATCAGGCCTAaagtgatttcttttttaaaagttttgtcTTAAGAAGTCACCCCGCAAGGAATATTCTTTcactttaaagctactgaacgtagaatattccatttagaattgctactgccacctgctatTTCGTTTTTCATTACTTTGTGCACTTGTTGCTGTTTTATTAGATGGAATGTTTACAAATTCAATTGATCTATATGCATATAAtcccatataaataaataacaatatttcTCACCCAAAAGGAAATAGCCATGTCAACCAAGAGCCCCTATACAGGTCGGATGTCTTGGAATGCTTCACTGACTTTCAGTATTTTCAGGAACTATTATCCTGCTCCCACCGATTCGTCAGACTTTGCTCACCTTTCCTTTTTGTGCAGCtcggttgagatgacctttttacaatgtGTGAGATATATCCACGTTTTCCTTTCCGCAATTTTTATTGCCGTCGGTGTGGTTAGTAGAACCTGATTAGTACCTTCTCACTTCGGAGAATGCCATGCTTCTTTTTTAGGCTCCGTCAATGCATCAGGTTGCTTTGTTGGAAATAATAATGTTTCCCTTTGCTTTTACTCAATTCAATGAAATCCATATGAATTCGCTGAAAAGGATAATTAGCCTGAGGAAACTGTCCCCGTTTTGGCCGAACATTTCCTTGCGAATTATGTCTAGCACAGATCATGCagcttttacaaaaatgttttgaaaataaattaaagccataaacTGTAAAATATTGATTAATCCTTGACTTCATCCCTCCCGTCGCGACGTGGGAAGGACCATGGCTCGATATAGCAGCCCActtaaaaagatttttgggtaaaaaattatttttgttatctgTGCTGACATAAAATCCATCTTTTAAAGTCACACCTTTACTTAGCCATAATTTTTGTTCGAGCATCGGGCTTTGCTGTTGCATTTCAATGAGGACGTTGTTTTGTAAAATGCCGCCTTTGGGCATACAATCAGCCGctcctagtttttttttttattattattaattttattttttgtgttttaagctGGCCAGCGAAATCATATTTTGTTATCCATAGATTTAGGTAATTTATTTTCAAgggagggcagcacggtggttgactggttagcacgttcgcctcccagtgcagaggacgtgagatcgagtccggcttcggccttcctgggtggagtttgcatgttctccccgtgcttgcgtgggtttgctccggtttcctcccacattccaaagacatgcatggcaggttgattggacactccaaattgtccataggtgtgattgtgagtatggttgtttgtctctgtgtgccctgcaattggctggcaaccagttcagggtgtatcccgcctactgcccgaagccagctgggataggctccagcaacccccgtgacccttatgaggacaagcggttaagaaaatggatggatggatggattttcaaGGGACATTGGCTTTCCACAAATTTCCAATCTTTCCatgttaatttttgttttggatcTTTTTCGGcgtcatttttgctgtttgttttcccTATTTTGGAGCCAGTGGTTCACCTGCTGTGACTATACTGGCTTTTTACCTGAACAGGGTGACCGTTACTTTTTGTCTGAGGTAGTTCTCAAGCTTCTACCACAAGTGGCAGAGACTTCTTGTCTCTGCTTCCCCAGACAGCTATCATAAAAGTAGCCTGTTCCAATGAGGTAGCAAACCTCCACTCACACTTTTGCACACTCAGTTGTTTTATACGGAATTTAAACACGTGTATAACACTGTCGCCCTTTTTCACAGTTTTATAGACTTACTCTGTCTCGTTACTTGATAGGGACTAGTATTGTCAAGGTTTTCAAACATGGCATAGACCTCTCTGTTTATCCTTTGTCGTAGAGAAGTCCGCCCTCCTAACAGTTGTATAGACTACTCAGTCTTTGCGGAATTTAACTACGTACTTCTGTCTcaatttgattttttcccccttttttatctcttttttttcttctttttaataggCGCGCATTTCACCCATTCATAAATGTATGAGAGTGAAATACTCAACAGCAGTGTCTTTGCTTAGTTGGATTTGCGTCAAGCCTGAGCCTCCAGACGCGGAGTCGAGGTCCAGTTCCCAAAAGGGTCTTGCTGCCGAGGCCTTGGTCTTACCTGGTTGTCGACCCCGCCTCCAGGAGCTTCAGGTATCTTGCAATCTGGTTCCGAAGGACCAATTAAATGGCCACCAGATGCTCTTCCTTCCTCTCGTTCAGCTTGGTCTTTATTGAGCACAGCAAAAGCCTATCCCAGCCCATACAGGGTGTGGCTAATCATTATCAGAGGTGTTTACACCAGTCATATGTTATACTAAGGCAAAGTATTTTTGCTTAGTCATTTGTTTACACCAGTTATCAACCCTTGGCAGCCGTCGTCATGCGTCAGTCGTGGATCTGATAAGCGTCTCCTCGGCCTCAATGAGTCTGTCCATAGCGATCTTCATCCAACACTTCTTCAATGCAGACATACTGAATATGTATGACAAAAGGCATAATGCACAAATTCCCACAACAACCAGCTTAAATAAGTTTGCGCGAATGtataatgaatatatatatatatatatatatatatatatatataattttcctATTGTTGAGGAAATAACATCTTATTAGTcttgaaaataatgtatttcCTTTCTTATATtctttgtgattaatattgacttattattaaaatatttaagttAATCAAACATACTATGAACAATGAAGCCATTTTATTTGTGCTTTATTTGAGATGTTTCCCAGCTATATCTTCAGGAGGTGTGAAACGGAAGAAAAAGTCAGATCCTCCACGTGTGTCTGTCACCGAATTTTCGGAATTCCAGTTCTGCCGCCTGCCAGAAGACATTGATTGAACTCCAGCGGATGAAGCAAGACTTCTCCAATCAGGACTTGGACGATAGACAATGGATTATATGCACAAATCACTTCCGCATTCGACGTACGAGTGCACCGAACCTTCCGGTGTGGGGAGACTTTAGCGGAACgcactgttgatgtgatgtaaacCTC contains:
- the LOC144061707 gene encoding uncharacterized protein LOC144061707; the encoded protein is MTATDQVTPGEWQLSPARISPIHKCMRVKYSTAVSLLSWICVKPEPPDAESRSSSQKGLAAEALVLPGCRPRLQELQVNLTFNWSFEPDCKIPEAPGGGVDNQDREIKWGL